Proteins encoded by one window of Epinephelus moara isolate mb chromosome 18, YSFRI_EMoa_1.0, whole genome shotgun sequence:
- the nupr1b gene encoding nuclear protein 1b has translation MSHVDVKNLKPTSFEDEYYDQYEFYNLTDKYAEGSARKGRTKKEASDNTNRHNPAGHERKIVEKLQNSEKKAKE, from the exons ATGAGTCACGTCGACGTGAAAAACCTGAAGCCCACCAGCTTTGAGGACGAGTACTACGACCAATATGAATTTTATAACTTAACAGACAAATACGCAG AAGGCTCAGCCCGTAAAGGCAGGACAAAGAAGGAGGCCAGTGACAACACCAACAGACACAACCCTGCTGGACATGAACGCAAAATAGTTGAGAAACTCCAGAACAGTGAGAAGAAAGCCAAGGAGTGA
- the sgf29 gene encoding SAGA-associated factor 29 — protein sequence MSADTKIAELLTELHQLIKQTQEERSRSEHNLLNIQKTHERMQTENKTSPYYRTKLRGLYTTAKADAEAECSILRHALDKIAEIKSLLEERRIAAKMAGVYSDSDPPRKTMRRGVLMTLLQQSAMTLPLWIGKPGESPPPLCGATPASSDYVAKQGDKVAARVKAVDGDEQWILAEVVSYNHSTNKYEVDDIDEEGKERHTLSRRRIIPLPQWKANPETDPEALFSKDQLVLALYPQTTCFYRALIHTPPHRPQDDYSVLFEDTSYADGYSPPLNVAQRYVVACKENKKK from the exons ATGTCAGCAGATACTAAGATTGCCGAGCTGCTCACAGAGCTGCATCAGCTCATCAAACAGACCCAG GAGGAGAGGTCACGCAGTGAACATAATCTGCTCAAcattcaaaaaacacatgagaggatgcagacagaaaacaaga CTTCTCCATACTACCGGACAAAGCTTAGAGGACTGTACACCACAGCCAAAGCAGATGCTGAGGCAGAGTGCAG CATTCTGCGTCATGCTCTTGATAAAATAGCGGAGATCAAGTCTTTgttggaggagaggagaatag CTGCTAAGATGGCGGGAGTTTATAGTGACAGTGACCCTCCCAGAAAGACGATGAGGCGAGGCGTCCTGATGACGCTCCTCCAGCAGTCGGCCATGACGCTCCCCCTGTGGATTGGCAAGCCGGGAGAGAG CCCGCCTCCTCTGTGCGGGGCCACCCCAGCCAGCAGCGACTACGTGGCCAAACAGGGCGACAAGGTGGCAGCGAGGGTGAAGGCCGTGGACGGAGACGAGCAGTGGATCCTGGCTGAGGTGGTCAGCTACAACCACTCAACCAACAA GTATGAAGTGGACGACATTGATGAAGAGGGCAAAGA gagacaCACTCTGAGCAGACGGCGGATCATCCCTCTGCCTCAGTGGAAGGCCAACCCAGAGACGGATCCAGAAGCTCTGTTCAGCAAGGACCAGCTGGTGCTGGCCCTCTACCCCCAGACCACCTGCTTCTACCGGGCCCTCATCCACACTCCACCACACAGG cctCAGGACGATTACTCAGTGCTGTTTGAGGACACATCGTACGCAGACGGTTATTCTCCTCCACTCAATGTGGCACAGAGATACGTGGTCGCCTGCAAAGAGAACAAGAAGAAGTGA